The Chloroflexus aggregans DSM 9485 genome segment GACCAGACGCCCATCGAGACGCTGTACCATATTGCGCTTGATCTGTTCGGCCATACCTCCTCCGTCACCGAGATATTGCAGCGCGGCAATACCTCAGTATTCAATCCCCGGCTGAGCGCGAATGCCCTGATCGCGAAACGGATGCTTCACCTCGTGCATCTCCGTCACCAAATCGGCATACTCGATCAACTCCGACGGCGCATACCGACCGGTAATAATCAGATGCAACATCGGCGGCTTATGCGCTCTGAGCCACGCCACCACCTCGCTCGCCGGCACCCACCCATAGTGCATCACATAGGTAAACTCATCGAGCAAAAAGACATCGTAATCGCCGCCGGCAATCTGCTGCTTCGCCACTTCCCAGCCGTGCAGCGCCCGTGCTTGGGTCTCATCAAGATTCCGACTCGTCCACGTGAAGCCATCACCCATCGGCGTCAGCGTAATGCCCATGCGTTTCAGCGCACGCAACTCGCCAAAGTTTGCCTGTTCGTGTTTGATAAACTGTACGCCACCTACCCGCATATCACGGCCCCAAGCGCGCAACAAAATGCCGAGGGCCGCCGTCGTTTTGCCTTTACCGTTACCGGTATTGACAATCACCAAGCCCTTCGGCGTATGGCTAGCCCGCACCGCCTTACGGCGCTCTTTCGCTTCTGGTGATAAACCCGGCTCCACAGGAGTTGTCGTCTCGTCCGACACAGCACGCTCCTTATGTTGACATATAAACAAAAACCCCAGCCGTTCTCGTCGGCTGGGGTCATGAAACGATAACGCAAAAATGCGCTTCGTTCATCCTCCTTGGCGCGAGAAGGGCTGAACGAGAACACATCGCGGCAGGCGTCCTGGCTTCCGGCGTAGTACATCCGGTTACAGTTGCGACACAGCGCTGGACTTTCACCAGCTTCCACCTTTACGCCCTAGCATCCGGGCTAACGGGTCACCGCGATGAGTATGGAATTGCTTACGTGCAAACGTACTGTGATTATAACACAACTCTATCCAGGAACCTGCTACGCCTCGCGCAAAGGCACCTACTTCAGAAAGAGATGATACGCCGGATTATCACTCTGCTCGCGATAGGGATAGCCGAGGCG includes the following:
- the cobO gene encoding cob(I)yrinic acid a,c-diamide adenosyltransferase; its protein translation is MSDETTTPVEPGLSPEAKERRKAVRASHTPKGLVIVNTGNGKGKTTAALGILLRAWGRDMRVGGVQFIKHEQANFGELRALKRMGITLTPMGDGFTWTSRNLDETQARALHGWEVAKQQIAGGDYDVFLLDEFTYVMHYGWVPASEVVAWLRAHKPPMLHLIITGRYAPSELIEYADLVTEMHEVKHPFRDQGIRAQPGIEY